A part of Marinifilum sp. JC120 genomic DNA contains:
- a CDS encoding helix-turn-helix transcriptional regulator, whose protein sequence is MSKWFDESLERIKKATGTRTQVQLAEILNIRQSSISDAKRRSSIPAEWFIKLYRTHGLNPEWLSDGIEPVYLKPGKSKIAADQILSETTAQYGQVQSRGRIVPVSSMAGEDVGADIWKPQQVSELNIPETYYRSSLVVLRAEGSSMEPSVRRNAFVGIDDSQKRLMAGDIYAIHVPYQGVVIRRVFFDPENARFILRPDDPQHPEQYIPVENHEKHVVGRVVWVMQEL, encoded by the coding sequence GTGTCAAAGTGGTTTGATGAAAGCTTGGAGAGAATCAAGAAGGCTACCGGAACACGAACTCAGGTTCAACTTGCCGAAATTCTGAATATTAGACAGTCCAGCATCTCCGATGCAAAAAGAAGAAGTTCTATTCCTGCTGAATGGTTCATCAAGCTGTACAGGACCCACGGATTGAATCCCGAATGGCTTTCCGATGGAATTGAACCTGTCTACCTTAAGCCGGGCAAGAGCAAAATTGCTGCTGACCAGATTTTGAGCGAAACAACTGCTCAGTACGGTCAGGTGCAGTCCAGAGGCAGGATCGTGCCGGTTTCGTCCATGGCTGGAGAGGATGTTGGTGCGGATATCTGGAAGCCGCAGCAGGTTTCTGAGCTGAATATTCCTGAAACTTATTATCGTTCATCCCTTGTGGTTCTTAGGGCTGAAGGTTCTTCAATGGAACCGTCTGTGCGCAGGAATGCTTTTGTGGGAATTGATGATTCTCAGAAGAGGCTGATGGCTGGTGATATCTATGCCATCCACGTTCCTTATCAGGGAGTGGTTATCCGCAGGGTCTTTTTTGATCCTGAAAATGCCCGCTTTATCCTTCGCCCGGATGATCCTCAGCACCCTGAACAGTATATCCCGGTTGAAAACCACGAAAAGCACGTGGTCGGTCGAGTTGTCTGGGTTATGCAAGAGTTATAA
- the panB gene encoding 3-methyl-2-oxobutanoate hydroxymethyltransferase, with the protein MKKITAPDITALKGQRKISMVTAYDYPSGQIADGAEVDMILVGDSLGMVVLGYEDTLAVTMEDMLHHAAAVSRGAKRALIVGDLPFMSYQPSVQMAAENAGKFLSRTGARAVKLEGGFPFLEHVRAIVDSGVPVQGHIGLTPQHVARFGGFKAQGKDARSAAALVDEALALEAAGCFSIVLEAVPHEVAQEITDRLSIPTIGIGAGPDTDGQVLVYHDILGLFDRFVPMFVKKFASLRGESIDAIKRYIAEVGDGSFPAEGNFSRMNPEELKRFKSLLQEKV; encoded by the coding sequence ATGAAAAAAATTACAGCTCCCGACATCACCGCCCTTAAAGGCCAGCGTAAAATTTCCATGGTAACCGCCTATGACTATCCTTCCGGCCAGATTGCCGACGGGGCGGAGGTTGATATGATTCTTGTCGGAGATTCATTGGGTATGGTTGTGCTCGGTTACGAAGACACCCTAGCCGTGACCATGGAAGATATGCTGCATCACGCGGCTGCTGTTTCCCGTGGGGCAAAGAGAGCACTGATTGTAGGCGACCTGCCGTTCATGTCCTATCAGCCTTCAGTACAAATGGCAGCGGAAAATGCCGGTAAATTCCTCAGCCGTACCGGGGCGCGGGCAGTTAAGCTTGAAGGGGGATTCCCTTTTCTGGAGCATGTGCGTGCTATTGTTGATTCAGGTGTTCCGGTACAGGGGCATATCGGTCTGACTCCGCAGCATGTGGCTCGTTTCGGCGGATTCAAGGCGCAGGGTAAAGATGCCCGTTCAGCTGCGGCCCTTGTTGATGAGGCTCTGGCTCTTGAGGCCGCAGGCTGCTTTTCTATTGTTCTGGAGGCGGTTCCTCATGAAGTGGCGCAGGAAATAACCGACAGACTTTCCATTCCCACCATTGGTATCGGTGCCGGACCAGATACAGACGGACAGGTACTGGTTTACCATGACATTCTTGGTCTTTTTGATCGCTTTGTACCTATGTTCGTTAAGAAATTTGCCAGTTTGCGCGGGGAAAGCATTGATGCCATCAAGCGTTACATAGCAGAAGTGGGAGACGGATCTTTTCCCGCAGAAGGAAACTTCAGTCGCATGAATCCCGAAGAACTCAAGCGGTTTAAAAGTTTATTGCAGGAAAAAGTATAA
- a CDS encoding 3'-5' exonuclease domain-containing protein 2, protein MQVPEQYKKKFTKDEINELPLRQYEGPIKLIDREEDVPAAVEELSRCELLGFDTETRPVFRKGVSYPPSLIQLATEDCVYLLHLNHISLSEYIKEVLSSADIIKTGVAVINDVKELRDVSPFEDKGFVDLGDLARSLEMQTNGLRNLAANLLGFRISKGVQCSNWGRQELTPQQITYAATDAWVSREIYLKFQKLGVL, encoded by the coding sequence ATGCAAGTACCTGAACAATATAAGAAAAAATTTACTAAAGACGAAATAAACGAACTTCCTCTTCGCCAGTATGAAGGACCGATCAAACTTATTGATCGGGAAGAGGACGTCCCTGCGGCTGTTGAAGAACTGAGCCGTTGCGAACTGCTGGGTTTTGATACCGAGACCCGTCCGGTTTTTCGCAAAGGGGTTTCCTATCCCCCTTCCCTGATCCAACTGGCTACAGAAGACTGCGTATACCTGCTGCATCTCAACCACATATCCCTGTCCGAATATATTAAAGAAGTGCTTTCTTCTGCCGATATAATCAAAACCGGGGTGGCGGTAATCAATGACGTCAAGGAATTGCGCGATGTCTCGCCCTTTGAAGACAAAGGATTTGTAGATCTTGGCGACCTTGCCAGATCACTAGAAATGCAGACCAACGGACTACGCAACCTTGCCGCTAACCTGCTCGGATTCCGTATCTCCAAGGGAGTGCAGTGCTCCAACTGGGGCCGCCAGGAACTGACCCCTCAGCAGATTACCTACGCTGCAACGGATGCATGGGTAAGCCGTGAAATTTACCTTAAATTTCAGAAACTCGGAGTCCTTTAA
- a CDS encoding peptide chain release factor 3 — protein MSQNIDLNIKKEVERRRTFGIISHPDAGKTTLTEKLLLYGGAIQMAGTVKSRKANRHATSDWMTMEQERGISVTTSVMKFNYHDYEVNLLDTPGHQDFSEDTYRVLTAVDSALMVIDCAKGVEVQTKKLMEVCRMRDTPIITFINKMDREGVDPFDLLQDIEDTLQIECAPLSWPIGMGSDFKGTYNIHKGELHLFSAIHGGGIQKGEVIKDLSDSRLDDLLGDQADQLREELELLEGAGYPFDKERYLAGKQTPVFFGSAINNFGVQEMLDSFVELAPHPKPRATTSREVSPFESDFSAVAFKIQANMDPAHRDRIAFMRICSGKFTRGMKVRHHRIGKDVQIANATIFMAQDRTGVEEAYPGDIIGVHNHGTIKIGDTFTGTKEELKFTGIPNFAPEYFRRVILKDPLKSKQLDKGLHQLAEEGAVQLFKPLGNNDKILGAVGLLQFDVIMSRLKDEYGVAALYEPVEYHTARWLSSEEPREIDGIKKRYPRFVALDGDDNLTFLAPSQWRLQQAEEEWPKITFNKTREHQ, from the coding sequence ATGTCCCAGAATATAGACCTTAATATCAAGAAAGAAGTCGAACGCCGCAGAACTTTCGGCATCATCAGCCACCCGGATGCCGGTAAAACCACCCTTACCGAAAAGCTGCTCCTCTATGGCGGAGCGATCCAGATGGCCGGAACCGTCAAATCCCGCAAAGCCAACCGCCATGCAACATCCGACTGGATGACCATGGAACAGGAACGCGGTATCTCTGTAACCACCTCGGTCATGAAATTCAACTATCATGACTACGAGGTCAACCTGCTGGATACCCCCGGTCACCAAGATTTTTCCGAAGACACCTACCGCGTGCTTACCGCAGTGGACTCCGCCCTCATGGTCATCGACTGTGCCAAGGGTGTTGAGGTCCAGACCAAAAAGTTAATGGAAGTCTGCCGCATGCGCGACACCCCCATTATCACCTTCATCAACAAAATGGACCGCGAAGGTGTCGATCCCTTTGACCTCTTGCAAGACATTGAAGATACCTTGCAGATCGAATGCGCCCCGCTTAGCTGGCCCATCGGCATGGGCTCCGACTTCAAGGGAACCTACAATATACACAAGGGTGAACTGCACCTTTTCTCCGCCATTCACGGCGGCGGCATCCAGAAAGGTGAAGTGATAAAGGACCTTTCTGATTCCCGCCTTGACGACTTGCTCGGTGACCAGGCCGATCAGTTGCGCGAGGAACTGGAACTGCTTGAAGGCGCAGGATACCCCTTTGACAAGGAACGCTATCTCGCCGGCAAACAGACTCCGGTCTTTTTCGGCAGTGCCATCAACAACTTCGGGGTACAGGAAATGCTGGATTCCTTTGTGGAACTGGCTCCGCATCCAAAACCACGCGCCACAACTTCCCGCGAAGTCTCCCCTTTTGAATCTGATTTTTCAGCAGTAGCCTTTAAGATTCAGGCCAACATGGACCCGGCGCACCGTGACCGCATCGCTTTCATGCGTATCTGTTCCGGCAAGTTCACACGCGGCATGAAGGTCCGCCATCACCGTATCGGCAAGGATGTACAGATCGCCAACGCAACTATCTTCATGGCTCAGGACCGTACCGGGGTCGAAGAAGCATATCCCGGCGACATTATCGGGGTTCACAACCACGGAACCATCAAGATCGGTGACACCTTCACCGGAACCAAGGAAGAGCTAAAATTCACCGGAATCCCCAACTTCGCACCCGAATATTTCCGCCGCGTAATCCTCAAGGACCCGCTTAAAAGCAAGCAGCTCGACAAAGGGCTGCATCAGCTCGCCGAAGAAGGCGCGGTACAGCTTTTCAAGCCGCTGGGTAACAACGACAAAATTCTCGGCGCGGTAGGCCTGCTCCAGTTTGACGTGATCATGTCCCGGCTCAAGGATGAGTACGGAGTTGCCGCCCTTTACGAACCAGTGGAATACCACACCGCCCGCTGGCTCAGCAGTGAAGAACCCCGCGAAATTGACGGGATCAAGAAACGCTATCCCCGTTTCGTGGCCCTTGACGGTGACGACAACCTGACCTTCCTCGCCCCAAGCCAGTGGCGTCTGCAACAGGCTGAAGAGGAATGGCCCAAGATTACTTTTAACAAGACCCGTGAGCATCAATAG